GGCTAGCGGGAGTCCCGCAGGCTGAGAATCATGTCCACCAAGATAAGGCGGAACGCGACGAACCCGATGACCACGATCACGGCCACCACGGCGACCGCGATCAAGAACTTCCCGTTCACTTTGCCCCCGTTGGCGTCCAGCAGCCGTTGCAGCAGTTCAAGCCGTTTGTCCATGCCGCAGACGCTAGGCAGGGGGGCGGGTGGAGCGGCACGTCGGAAAGGTGGAGACGAGGGTGGAGCCGGCGCACCGTCCGGTGCGCCGGACCGCGCCTACTTGCCGTTGCCGCGCGCGGGGCCGCTGCCGCGGACCCTGCCCGGCGGCTCGCGGGTCTGCCCCGGCGGGACGCCGGCGGCGCTCGGGGCGACGGCCGGGGTGGGGGTCCGGCCGGGCCGGGCCACCTTGGTGCGCTCACCGGCCGAGGGCGGCACGGCCGGGGCGAGCTTGCCCGCCTCACGGACACCGGCCGACGGCGGCACCGAGCCCCTCTCCTGCACCCGGCTGGGGCTGGGGCTGGGGCTGGGGCTGGGGCGCGGGGTGGCGGGCGAAGAGGTCGCGTAAGGGCGCGCGGAGGCGGTGGGCGGGCCAGAGGTGGTGGGCGGTGCCGGGGCGGCGGCCGAGCGTGGGCTGGTCGCGGCGACCGGGCGCCCGGTGCGGGGCTCCCCGGCCGGCTCCGTGGCCTGCTCCGCGCCCACCTCGGGGGCGGGCAAGGGGTCGAACGCGCGGGAGCCGCCGGGCAGGGCGATCAGGACGGCGGCGAGCACCAGGTGGACGACGCCCAGCAGCAGGGTGGAGACCCGCAGCACCAGCCCCCGGCGTCGGCGCCGCGTCTCGTCGGCGTGGTCGTTCAGCATTCGCGGCACGTTCCTGCCGATGCCATGCGGGGGTGTCCTTCGGGGCGGGTGGGGCGGGCGGGTCTCTTGATCTAGGCATGGATGGACTTGAGGGTCAAGTCCATCCTACGAAGATCACGGTCTGGCTCCGGCCCAGCGAGCGTGCTCAAATCGTTCCAAACCGCTCGGAGCGGCTGCGCTATGATCACAGCGGACAACCCGCTCGCGCCGCTCACGGGACTCGAGGAACGATGTCGAGCATGAAAGAGGTCGCCCGGCTCGCCGGGGTCTCCGTCGGCACCGTGAGCAACGTGCTCAACCGGCCGGAGATGGTCGCGCCCGACACCCTGCGACGGGTGCGGGAGGCGATCGAGCGTCTCGGCTACGTGCGCAACGGCTCCGCCCGCCAGTTGCGGGCGGGGCGGAGCCGCACCATCGGGGTGGTCGCGCTGGACTTCGGCAACCCGTTCTTCATCGACGTCCTGCGCGGCGTCGAGACCGCCGCCCAGCAGGCGGACGTCACCGTGATGGTGTTCAACAGCAACAAGGACGCCGGCCGCGAGGCGGGGCTGCTGGAGACGTTCGAGGAGCAGCGGCCCATGGGGGTGCTGATCACGCCGGTGAACGACCGCGGCGAGGAGGAGCGGCTCAGCAGGCTCGTCGCGCGCGGCATCCCCGTGGTGCGCTTCGACAGCTCGGCCAGCCACAGCGGCGGCTGCGCGGTCGCGGTGGACGACGTGCTCGGGGGCCGGCTGGCCGGCCTGCACTTACGCGAGCGGGGGCACAGCCGCATCGCCTTCGCCGGCGGCCCGTTCACGGTCCGGCAGGTACGCGAGCGCCGCGACGGCCTGGCCGGGGTGCTCGGCCCCGACGACACGCTGACCGTGATCCCGCTGCCCGACCTCACCGTCGCCACCGGCCGCACCGCCGGCGAGCGGATCGCGGACCTGCCGCCCG
The nucleotide sequence above comes from Nonomuraea gerenzanensis. Encoded proteins:
- a CDS encoding LacI family DNA-binding transcriptional regulator, with product MKEVARLAGVSVGTVSNVLNRPEMVAPDTLRRVREAIERLGYVRNGSARQLRAGRSRTIGVVALDFGNPFFIDVLRGVETAAQQADVTVMVFNSNKDAGREAGLLETFEEQRPMGVLITPVNDRGEEERLSRLVARGIPVVRFDSSASHSGGCAVAVDDVLGGRLAGLHLRERGHSRIAFAGGPFTVRQVRERRDGLAGVLGPDDTLTVIPLPDLTVATGRTAGERIADLPPGERPTAVFCANDLVAIGVLQEMTLRGLRVPADLAIIGYDDIDFAAAAAVPLSSIRQPREQLGRTAATLLLEEANRGDEHEHRQVIFQPDLVARTSTTARVRVN